From the genome of Triticum aestivum cultivar Chinese Spring chromosome 3B, IWGSC CS RefSeq v2.1, whole genome shotgun sequence, one region includes:
- the LOC123071826 gene encoding scarecrow-like protein 1 produces MSFVGRVDPSTTYADNIYVHKFGAPNSNFAARRFGSDTQLFRYGPEPFNSEDYGHMGFPEAPSAAFQNSFYNQQASLTPCSDATKDSPVCSNVSQQNSQSLSDNQSSGLEVEFDDEIRLKLQELEHALLDDGDDILFEISQAGCISDEWADPMKDVLLATSPKESESSISCAGSNSGEARTPKQLLFDCATALAEYNVDEAQAIITDLRQMVSIQGDPSHRIAAYLVEGLAARIVASGTGIYKALTCKDPPTLYQLSAMQILFEICPCYRFGFMAANYAILEACKGEERMHIIDFDINQGSQYITLMQSMKDDANKPRHLRITGVDDHETVQRTVGGLKVIGQRLEKLAEDCGISFEFRAVGADIGDVTPAMLDCRPGEALVVNFAFQLHHLPDESVSIMNERDQLLRMVKGLQPKLVTLVEQDANTNTAPFQTRFREVYDYYSALFDSLDATLPRESPDRMNVERQCLAREIVNILACEGPDRVERYEVAGKWRARMTMAGFAPCPFSSNVIGEIRSLLSSYCDRYKFEEDHGGLHFGWGEKTLIVASAWQ; encoded by the exons ATGTCTTTTGTCGGGCGAGTAGACCCATCAACGACATACGCAGATAATATTTATGTACATAAATTCGGCGCACCCAACTCAAACTTTGCTGCAAGAAGATTTGGCTCTGATACGCAGTTGTTCCGTTATGGCCCTGAACCATTCAATTCCGAGGACTATGGACATATGGGTTTCCCTGAAGCACCATCTGCTGCATTTCAGAACTCCTTTTATAACCAGCAAGCTTCACTAACACCCTGCTCTGATGCAACAAAAGACTCACCGGTGTGCTCCAATGTGTCTCAACAGAACTCCCAGTCTTTATCAGATAATCAGAGTTCTGGACTTGAAGTAGAGTTCGATGATGAGATCAGACTGAAGCTTCAAGAGCTGGAGCATGCTTTACTTGATGATGGAGATGACATCTTGTTCGAAATTTCCCAGGCAGGTTGCATCAGTGATGAATGGGCCGATCCCATGAAGGATGTCTTGCTTGCAACTTCTCCGAAAGAATCGGAATCAAGCATTAGTTGTGCAGGTAGCAACAGCGGAGAAGCACGGACCCCAAAGCAGTTGCTCTTTGACTGTGCCACGGCATTGGCTGAATACAACGTAGATGAAGCACAGGCAATCATAACGGACCTCCGGCAGATGGTCTCGATCCAAGGGGACCCTTCTCACAGGATTGCAGCTTATCTAGTGGAGGGCCTTGCTGCAAGGATAGTAGCTTCAGGGACAGGCATCTACAAGGCATTGACATGCAAGGACCCTCCAACCCTGTATCAGCTATCAGCAATGCAAATCCTCTTTGAGATCTGTCCATGCTATCGATTTGGTTTCATGGCTGCTAATTATGCCATACTTGAAGCCTGCAAAGGTGAAGAAAGGATGCATATTATAGACTTTGACATCAACCAAGGCAGCCAGTATATTACACTGATGCAGTCTATGAAAGATGATGCAAACAAACCACGCCATTTGAGAATAACTGGTGTGGATGATCACGAGACAGTGCAGAGGACTGTGGGAGGTCTGAAGGTCATTGGGCAACGCTTGGAGAAGCTTGCGGAGGACTGTGGAATATCTTTTGAGTTCAGGGCAGTGGGTGCTGACATCGGGGATGTTACACCTGCAATGCTAGATTGCCGTCCCGGGGAAGCACTAGTTGTGAATTTTGCattccagctgcaccaccttcctGATGAAAGTGTTTCGATCATGAACGAACGGGACCAGCTCCTTCGTATGGTGAAGGGCCTTCAACCAAAGCTTGTGACCCTGGTTGAGCAGGATGCCAATACTAATACTGCTCCATTTCAGACAAG GTTCCGTGAGGTCTATGACTACTACTCCGCTCTTTTTGATTCACTGGACGCAACACTTCCAAGGGAAAGTCCGGACAGAATGAATGTGGAGAGGCAATGCCTTGCACGAGAAATTGTTAACATCTTGGCTTGCGAAGGCCCTGATCGTGTGGAGAG GTACGAAGTTGCTGGAAAATGGAGAGCGAGAATGACGATGGCTGGATTCGCACCGTGCCCATTTAGCAGCAACGTTATCGGAGAGATAAGATCGCTGCTGAGCTCGTACTGCGACAGGTACAAGTTTGAGGAGGACCATGGGGGACTTCACTTCGGCTGGGGAGAGAAAACGCTCATCGTCGCCTCCGCGTGGCAATAG